A genome region from Candidatus Omnitrophota bacterium includes the following:
- a CDS encoding prepilin-type N-terminal cleavage/methylation domain-containing protein: MRISSQSSRRSARRKGLTLIEILVVSVIFSIIATSLFIVFKAGLDSWRRTQGHLEIYQNARASLDMMTRDLSAAYLNSGNADITFRGFASGSGSTWVTPSGGSEVFFVAALNPTQNDPNVKFELCQVGYWLNSTTHELTRYYYPQLASPPDYDFSAHAGDAGQNHKIADNVVASATQPAFSLTFFDSAGTQTTTWDSRAGGAQAGQKPSKVQIILTIQEPNSTKTQTFSTGVYIP, encoded by the coding sequence ATGAGAATTTCGTCACAATCATCGCGTCGCTCGGCCCGTAGAAAGGGCCTCACCTTAATAGAGATACTGGTCGTATCCGTCATATTCTCTATAATCGCGACCTCGCTCTTTATAGTCTTCAAGGCCGGCCTGGATTCATGGCGCAGGACCCAGGGCCATCTTGAGATCTATCAGAACGCGCGCGCCTCCCTGGATATGATGACGAGGGACCTTTCGGCCGCATATTTGAATTCCGGCAATGCGGATATCACGTTCCGCGGTTTTGCTTCCGGCTCCGGCAGCACATGGGTAACCCCGAGCGGGGGGAGCGAAGTCTTTTTTGTCGCCGCGCTTAATCCTACCCAGAACGATCCTAACGTCAAGTTTGAATTATGCCAGGTGGGATACTGGCTTAACAGCACTACTCATGAACTTACCAGGTATTATTACCCTCAGCTTGCGTCCCCGCCCGACTACGACTTCAGTGCGCACGCCGGTGACGCCGGGCAGAACCACAAGATCGCCGATAACGTAGTTGCTTCTGCTACACAGCCGGCATTCTCCCTGACTTTTTTCGATTCCGCGGGCACTCAAACGACTACGTGGGATTCAAGGGCCGGCGGCGCCCAGGCAGGGCAAAAGCCGTCTAAAGTCCAGATAATTTTAACTATTCAGGAACCGAATTCTACAAAGACCCAAACCTTCTCAACCGGTGTTTATATTCCGTAG
- a CDS encoding prepilin-type N-terminal cleavage/methylation domain-containing protein translates to MIKFISNAKGFTLIEIVISLGILMIGILAVLALFPVGFDSASRSADLTKATIFAQDRMEEIKRLGYPVAAVPSATAFSDPRFSYMVTVSTAGLPANCQQVTLTVSWNYKQRTLNENFVTIIASLGP, encoded by the coding sequence ATGATAAAATTCATTTCTAATGCAAAGGGTTTTACCTTAATAGAGATAGTCATCTCTCTCGGCATCCTGATGATAGGGATACTCGCGGTCCTGGCGCTATTCCCGGTCGGTTTCGATTCGGCGAGCCGTTCGGCCGATTTGACTAAGGCCACGATATTTGCGCAGGATCGGATGGAAGAGATAAAGAGGTTAGGCTATCCGGTCGCCGCTGTTCCATCCGCGACGGCTTTTTCCGATCCGAGGTTCAGCTATATGGTCACGGTCTCTACCGCCGGGTTGCCGGCAAATTGCCAACAGGTCACGTTAACCGTATCATGGAATTATAAACAGAGAACCCTTAATGAGAATTTCGTCACAATCATCGCGTCGCTCGGCCCGTAG
- a CDS encoding prepilin-type N-terminal cleavage/methylation domain-containing protein produces the protein MKILRYGQRRAAGYTLIEMTIVLFIILAFLAMSVPFFGRFSSSTGLRTAEREVGTVLRTARSYAISRNSNFNAEFDTSVTPNTYRITDSGGTTVDSTKLYQLPAGINFTATVTVTFTPNGGLTSAIDASVTVAEIKDATKFRTITVDAVTGAVTMP, from the coding sequence ATGAAGATCTTACGTTATGGGCAAAGAAGGGCAGCCGGTTATACTCTCATTGAGATGACTATTGTCCTGTTCATCATCCTGGCGTTTCTCGCTATGAGCGTGCCTTTCTTCGGTAGATTCTCGTCATCTACCGGCCTCAGGACCGCGGAGAGGGAGGTCGGCACGGTCCTCAGGACGGCGAGGAGTTACGCCATTTCGCGGAACAGCAATTTTAACGCGGAATTCGATACGAGCGTTACGCCTAATACATACCGCATTACGGATTCCGGAGGCACAACAGTCGATAGCACAAAATTATATCAGTTGCCGGCGGGCATAAATTTTACCGCTACGGTCACGGTCACATTCACCCCGAACGGCGGGCTTACAAGCGCCATCGATGCGAGCGTGACGGTCGCAGAAATAAAAGACGCTACAAAATTCAGGACAATAACAGTGGATGCCGTGACAGGGGCGGTAACAATGCCATGA